The Arthrobacter oryzae DNA window GTCACTGCTGGAGAAGTAGTGGCGGACGGATCCCACGGCAAGTCCGGCCTCGTCAGCCACTTCACGCAGGGAGGCCCGTTCCAGTCCGTCCGCTGCAATGATCCTGAAAACGGCTTCGACAACTTCCTGGCGCCGGACTGCGGCATCAACGATTTTGGGCACTCCTACTATTTAGCACAGTTGTGCCGCCAAGGTGTGGGCAACACGGGCGGAAGCGCGGCCAACTGGGATAGCGTTGAGCTCATGAGAATTCTGGTTACGGGCGGCACCGGCTACATCGGGTCCCACACTGTTCTGTCCCTGCAGGAAGCCGGCCATGAGGTGGTGGTCATCGACAACCTGGTCAATTCCAGCGAAGAGTCGCTGCGCCGCGTCGCCGAGCTCAGCGGCAAGGAGGCGGTGTTCCACAACGTGGACCTCGTGGACGAACAAGCTGTCGAGGCCGTCTTTGCGCAGGACCGGATCGACGCTGTGATCCATTTCGCGGGCCTCAAGGCCGTGGGCGAATCCGTCCGTGAGCCGCTGAAGTACTACTACAACAACCTGGTAGGTACCCTGAACCTGATCCGGGTGATGGACCGGCATGACGTCCGCTCACTGGTCTTCAGCTCCTCGGCCACCGTGTACGGCGAGCACAACCCGATCCCCTACGTGGAAAAGATGGAGATCGGCGCCAACAACCCGTACGGCCGGACCAAGGAACAGATCGAGGACATCCTCTCGGACCTTGGCACCGCGGACAGTCGCTGGCACATCGCGCTCCTGCGCTATTTCAACCCGGTGGGTGC harbors:
- the galE gene encoding UDP-glucose 4-epimerase GalE gives rise to the protein MRILVTGGTGYIGSHTVLSLQEAGHEVVVIDNLVNSSEESLRRVAELSGKEAVFHNVDLVDEQAVEAVFAQDRIDAVIHFAGLKAVGESVREPLKYYYNNLVGTLNLIRVMDRHDVRSLVFSSSATVYGEHNPIPYVEKMEIGANNPYGRTKEQIEDILSDLGTADSRWHIALLRYFNPVGAHPSGRIGEDPQGIPNNLVPFIAQVAVGRREKLMVFGGDYDTPDGTCLRDYIHVVDLAEGHVAALNHVAGRTGVFRWNLGSGKGSSVLEVLRSFEKAVGHELPYEITGRRAGDLPAFWADATSALADLGWSTTKTVDQMCEDHWRWQKNNPLGYNS